Genomic segment of Saprospira sp. CCB-QB6:
CTTTTTATCGGCCAAAATTTGTGGCGAAATTGGGGAGATGAGTTATCATGCCGCCTCTTTGATTGAGATGTTGCATACGGCCTCTTTGATCCATGATGATGTGGTGGATGATTCTATGCAGCGCCGTGGATTTTTCTCGCTCAATGCGCTTTGGGGCAATAAAGTGGCGGTATTGATTGGTGATTATATGTTGGCCAAGGGGCTTTTGCTTTCTTTAAAAAATGAAGCTTACAATTTGCTGCAAATCAGCTCAAATGCCATTAAGGAAATGAGCGAAGGCGAGCTTTTACAGATTGAAAAAGCGCGTCGTTTGGACATCAAAGAAGAGGTTTATTATGAGATTATCCGCAAGAAAACGGCCTCTTTAATTGCTGCGGCCTGTGCTTTGGGAGCGGCTTCTGTGGGCGCTACTGAGGAAGAGGTGGAGCGCATGCATTTGTTGGGCGAAAAAATTGGAATTGCCTTTCAGATTCGCGATGATTTATTTGATTTTGGCGATGGAGATGCGGGCAAACCGCAGGGCAATGATATTCAGGAGAAGAAGATGACCTTGCCTTTGATTCACGCCTTGAATACGACGGATAAAAAGACCAGAAATTATATGGTCAATATTATCAAGAATGAAAACACCAACCCTAAGAAAATACAGGAAGTAACAGATTTTGTCTTGCAAAGTCCAGGCATTGCCTATACCCGTCAAAAAATGTATGATTATCAGGAGGAGGCTATAGCATTAATAAGAGCGTTTCCCGCATCGGAGGCGAGAGACGCTCTAGAAGGTTTGGTCCGTTTTGTAACGGAGCGCAAAAAGTAAAGGCGGCTTTAGGCAAATGCTTAATAAGTTGCTCTATTTACATGGCTCATTGAGTTTAAAATACAGCGCCGCCAGTATGCAAACTACCATAAATCTCATCGGCAATTTTGCGGTTGTGTTCCCAAGCCATATTTTTGTGGTTAATCGCATCTACAATATTCCCCACCATACAAAGACCTCCAGTAAATAAGTAGAGAATACCCATTCCAACTTGTCCCATCATAAAGCGATGAATACCTGAAACCCCTATCAAAAGAGCTCCTAATGAAAAGGCTAAAACCATAACAGGGTCCAATCTTCGCCCTTTATAGATACGCAAAAAACTTCTACGGTCGGCTTCATCCATATCATGGACAATACCCGATAAATATTCTACTTCTGAAAGCTCAGCTTTAGGGAGCAAAACCATAATATCTTTTCTCATGGGAATTTTATTTTAAGTTTTAAATGAATGGTCTAGAAAGATGCAACTAATTTTCTTCTTTGGCAACAAAGTCCTCTAAAAGTTGTAGCTCTCTTGGGTTGAGTGGGATCCAAACCGAGGTCCAGCGCCCTTCTTCAAAATACAAGCGGTCATTTTTGCGCCCACTATAGCGATAACCAATCTTCATTTGATCAAAAATTTCGGAATGGCATTCGGGCCCATCACGTTCATAAAGTTGTTTAAATCCAGGATCACTTTTATCCACATATAGCTTAGGCGCATTGAGCTCAAATAAAAGCTCCCCATTTTCTAACTTCCACTGCCCATCAACTACCGTAAAATATTTGCCTCCTCCAGGGATTTCATTTTTACTATAGCGCTTAAAAGAGTGGTCTTTTTCCAAAATTAAATAGGAGTCGGTTAATAAACGACTGTGGGTCCAGCCCCCAATCAAACTTTCCTCCGATTGGGCAAAGTCTGGCCCACAAGAAAATAGCGCTAGGCATAAAATAATCGCTAAATATCGCATCTAAAGTTCTGTTTTTTTGCTGTGTGCTCTACGAAATTCTTCCATTTCTTTAATTTCACTACTGCTAGCGGGCTTCCAACTTGCACCATCCAATTGCAGCTTCTCATTCTTTTGGCCTGTACAACGAAAACTAATTTCCTGGTCTTCCATCGCCTCCACATTCAACTCTGGCGCAATAAGTTCTATGGCCGCCTCAATCGTTTTTGCACTTCCTTCTGTCGCAATCTCAGGCACGCCCTTATACTGAATGCGCAAATCCTCATTCTCTAAGCTCCAAGTTCCACGAGCAACCATCAAAGCTTTGCCACCCATCGGAATATTGACCTGAATATAATTGGCTACACTATGGTCGGCCCCAAATTCCATATAGGTTTTAGAAACCAAAGTCACTTGCTTCCATTGCCCCACAACTTGCCGCTCGGCATCGGTCAACAAAAGACTACAACTGCTCAACAAAAAGAGCATAACAAAAGAAAAACTGTAGGCTACTACTTTCATAAAAGTTTATGGTTTAATTATTTATGTTCTTTTAAAAAATCTTCAAGTAAATCAACATTAGCCTGGCTATAAGCTGGTATAACTTGCCGCTCCTCTCCTTCTCCTATCACTAAATCCCCCTCCTCTGTAATTTCATAGAACCGCTCAATAGCAAAATCCTTTTCCAAATCCTTCAAAAGACCATCCTGCATTTCATTTATTTTCATCCGCATAGCAGTATTCTTCAATGCCGAATTAATGGCTATTTCTGGAGGATCTTTTTTGTCGAAGCGCAAAGATAACTTCCCATCAATCAGCTCCCAATTCATCTTTACCTTCATAAGAAATTCACCCGTAAATAGATTCGAATAAAAAAAGTAAAAGTTTGCCTGATGATTAGGATTGAGCTGTAGGCATAATATAGCGTCATCCTTCTCCTCTCCCCAATTGCCCAACAGCTGCTGCTCTTCTCGAGAAGGTTGAAAAAGACAAGTTGCTACAGTAATAGCAAGTAGAACAAATACACTAATTTTAACTAGGGTCTTCATATTTTAAATTTATTGTTTTTTGTTTGGGGCTGCCCCGCCCTACGGGCGGGTCGGGCTGTTTCGCAGCTCGCTGTTCGCTCGGCCCTTCGGCGGCACAGCCGCCTTGGTCTGGCCTTCGGCCACTGCTGTCCATCCCTCAGCCTGCGGCCCTTCGGGCCTGTCCCGCAAAAGGACCTAAGCATTCCAAGCCAGACGAATGAGCCGATAAATGCGGTGTAGAAGGATAGCAATAGCGGGTAAACCCAAAGGGTGCATTTCCCAAGATTTGGCCAAATTGCCTTGCAGTGCAAATGCCACCGATCGGCCCAAACCACAGCCCCAACAACTATCAAAACCAATAGCTCGATAAACACAAATGCTAAAATGTTCTATCGCATCAGGCTGGGCAAATAGGGCCAAATAAATCAGCGCAAATAACCAAACAGCTAATTCAAAATAGCTACGAAAAAGTTTCCGAAGGATCACAATAATCTTAAAATTTCTTTAACGCCCTGCTGAAAAAAAGGCAGGGGCGTCCGATGTCCATGCTCGCCCCAAAGGTAATGCAACTGCTCCTTTTGAGGCCAATTGGCCGCCAAAAAGGCCTGGCTGCTACTGGGCGCTATCAATTGGTCATTTTGGCCAAAGGCCAACAGCAATAAAGGCGTTTTTTCTCCGCTCTGATCGGCCTTTACCTTTACAGATCGCACGCCTAAAGCGGGATTAAACAACAAAGCGGGAAGATCTAACAAACGAGCCAGATGATACGCAAAATAACCGCCCATACTGCTCCCAACTAAGAGGTCTATCTCTTGCTCTAGCACTGCTTTTTGAGTCATTTCAAATAAAAAGGGCTGGCTTTTATATGGCATGGGCGGCGCCCAAACCTCATGGCCCTCTGCTTGGAGCCAGTTGGGTTTGGGGCCGCCCACCTTAGATTCTAGCCCATGGAAATAGGCAATTTTCATCTGCTTATTTTTGGACAATGCTCATGGTAATTACGCCCTTGGCTTTAAAGCCCTTATCTGAAGGATCGTATTTTCTTTTGAGCGCACATTTTTCTAATAGATCAATTTCTACCGCCTTGGTAAACTGCGCATTTTGAGGAAAATCCTTTACGCTAGCCATTTTGGCCTCAATAACATTCCCATCAGGATCTACCAAGATTTCAATATAAGCAGTACGGTTGCCCGACTCAAACTGAGAGAGTTGGTTGGCGCTCAATTCACAATTACAGGCGCTTAGGCAATTTCGGCCTGCGCCCAATTCGCCTGTACCTTCGCCTTCTTTTCCTTTTCCAATTCCACCTAGGTCATCTTTTTTTCCTGCGGGAGTTCCCTGCTGGCCGGGGCCTGTTTTATTTCCATTTCCAGCACCTGGAAAGCTGGGCGTATAAGTATTTGAAGAGCTTGATGAAGAGGAAGAAGAATTATTGGTATTGGTGTTTTCGCTAGGCGTATTTTGGGGTGGTGTGGGTGTGGGTTCCGTTTTCACAGCCTCCGACTCCATATTATCATCCGTTTGGACCTCCTCAATTTCTTGGGTAGTTGGCGTGGGATTATTCTCTTCTTGTGGTTGTGGGTCTGTTGTGGGCGTAGGATTTTCAGAAGCGCTGCCCCCAGCAATTTGAACATTACCAAAAGAGGCTTCTAGTCCCCCCGCCTCCTTGAGTGGATATTCATAGCTAAAGAACCGCCAAAAAATAAGCGTGAGCAGGAGAATCAAAAAGACCAGAGCCCCAATGCGGGCAATATTTCGATCTTTGCTTTGGCTCAGATGATCTGCACCGGGTTGAAATTCCATTTCTTGAGTAGACATAAGGCTATATTTTCTAACTAAAATAAGAGAGGTTTGGGCCTAGTTCCGCATTTTGCAGGCCCGATAGGGCCGCAGGCCTAGCGATGTGCAGCAGTGGCCGAAGGCCAGACCGAAGCCTGAAAGGCTGAAGGGCCGAGCGAATAGCGAGCTGCGAAACGTAGCGCCTGCCGCAGGCAGGAGGCCCCAAAACAACATACTATATATAGGCCAGTAAAAAATTTAGTTCCTCGGCAGAGTATAGAGTTGCAAATCGGCTTGTTCGAAGGCGTTGGCCACCTGAATGAGGGGGGCTATTTCTTGGGCAGTTGCTTTGGGGGGCAAATAAAAGTGAATTTGCATATTGGGGTTAAGATCTTGGTAGCGCTCGACCTTTTGTCGAAGTTTGGGGGCAAAGCCCTCAAAATCTACGGTATCTCCTTGGACCCAATAGCGGCCCTGCGGCAGGCATTCGACTCTGAGAATGGTCGTTTTGTAGCTTTGCAGCAGGGCTTGAGTAAAGAGATAGAAGAATAGCCCCATTCCTAAGATGACCAAAATGAGCAAATAGATGCGCCAGGAAGACAATTTTTGCGGAGCAAGGTTTTGTCGGAATCTGGACATAGGGCTATAATCGAGTGGCCAAAATCATTTTGACGCCCACATCATTGAGGGCATCAACTACCGAAACTAGGGTTTGGGCATCGACCTTGGGATGTACATCTAGGATGACGGTCACATCGCCAGCGGCTCGGCCATCGGCAAGGACATATTGGCCAATTTTGGCTTTGAGGGCGGGGATATCCACCTTCAGTTGATTAAATCGAATTTCCTTCGTTTCATTGACCACAATAATTGCGGGTTTATTGGAGGAAATTGGTTTGGAACGGCTGGAGTTGGGCAACTTGAGGTTGATTGCCGTCGGGTTGACCAAAGAAGAGGTCAACATGAAGAAGATCAACAACAAGAAGATAATATCGGTCAGCGAGGACATATTAAACTCGGCCGAAACCTCTGTACGTTTTTTCAGTCCCATAATAAATTGGAGCTTTTGAGGCCTTAAGGATCGGTGGCCAAGATGAGGCGAGCCTTATGTTTGTTGCTCAACGCCATAATTTCGACGATGGTGCTGGTGGGCTCGTTTTTGTCTAGATTGAGGACAATAGTCACCTCGGTTTTGATTCCTTTTTGACGATTCTTTTCTCTTTCCTCGATAATCCGAAGTTCCATTCGGCGGTCCAAGTTTTCTTTAGTGACCAGCTCTGACTCAAGAAAATACTCGCCTTCGGGAGTAACCGAAAGGGCAATATTTTGAGGAGAGGGCGTGGTACTGCTAGAGGTTGGGCGATCGAGGTTTTTGAGATTGGGGCTCGTCAGGCTAGAAGTAAGCATAAAAAAGATGAGCAGCAGAAAGATGATATCGGTTAGTGAAGACATATTGAATTCGGCCGATACCGAGCTGCGTTTACTGAGTCCCATAAGCTAAAAGGTTTTGCTCAGGGGCCTAGGCGGGCTCCTGAAGCAGGTCCATAAATTCAACGGTGGCGGCTTCCATCTTAAAGATGACGCGTCCCATGCTTGCGATCAGTGAGTTATAGCCGATAAAGGCGATAATTCCGACAAAAAGACCAAAAGCTGTAGTAATTAGGGCTTGGTAAATACCGCCTGCGAGGGCTTCTGTACTTACATCTCCGCCAGCCATATTCATAAAAGAGAGGATCATCCCGGTTACGGTACCAAAAAAGCCAATCATGGGAGCGGCACCAGAAATAGTAGCCAAGGTAGAGAGGCGTTTTTCGAGCTGGAAGATTTCTAGGTTACCTACATTTTCTACAGCGGCATTGATATCCTCTAGGGGTTTACCGATGCGTTGTAGGCCTTTGGCCACCAAACGAGCTACGGGTGTATTGGTTTGACGGCAAAGTGCTAGGGCTGATTCTACGTCTCCAGTTTGAACGAAGCCGCGAATTTGGGCCATAAAGTTTTCGTCTAGATCGCCAGCGCGCTTAATGGTGAGGTAGCGCTCGATTAGAATATAAACGGCCATAACGGCTAAAAGAAGCAGAATTACTGCAATGACAACCCCGATAGGGCCACCCGAAAAAATGACCTCAATAAGGGAAAAGCTTACCTCTTCTGGAACTACTTCGCCTGTGTCGGCTACATTAGTAGTAGGGTCTTGAAACAGAAAGAATGGAAACATAATCTGCCAGTAGATTTAGGGTTAAAAATCGATATGATGGGCTAGGAAACTAGCAATTTTAGCAATAATAAATAATATTTCGACAAGAAAAAGGCTTTGAAGGTTTAATTTCTATTTAAAGGCCTTTAAACTGCTGGATTCTATTTTTTACGTCTGCCAAGGCCTGAAGCGCCCTGATAGACCTGACTTTTAGCCTCTTCTTAAAAGAAAACTGTCCTTTAGCTATTTAGTGGATAAAAAATAGCTTGCTGAACCTTGGGATAGCACATATCTGCGCAGAAAATAGCCCACTGAACCTTAGGATGGCACATATCTGCGTAAAAAATAGCCTTCTGAACCTTAGGATGGCACATATCTACCCAAAAAATAGCCCACTAAACCTTAGGATGGCACATATCTACCCAAAAAATAGCCTCCTGAACCTTAGGATAGCACATATCTACGCAAAAAATAGCCCACTAAACCTTAGGATAGCACATATCTGCCCAAAAAATAGCCCACTAAACCTTAGGATAGCACATATCTGCCCAAAAAATAGCCGAAAAGAGATCAACTTAGAAGGCTAAGTTAGTCTAGAATGGCTTACCTACAAAACCTTAACAATTACCTCTATCTATTAACGGCGTCTTAATAAAATCTATATGCTTCTTCATAAAGAGCTAAACTCCAGCTAAAGTAGGGCTAAGACTAGAAGCGTAGCTTTGCAGCAGATTTTTCACCAAATATTATCTTTCATGAGACATCTTTATGTATTGCTTTTGAGCCTTTGGGCTAGCCTATCTTTTGGACAAGGCGAAGTGACTGGCCTACTTGTCGACCTTAATACGGAGCAGCCGCTTATTTCGGCTTCTGTCTTTGTAAAAGGAACGGCCAAGGGAACCGTAACTGATTTTGACGGCTATTTTCGCCTTAGTGGCTTGAGTGAAGGACCAAAGATTTTGGTCTTTTCTTATTTGGGCTATGAGACTATGGAAAAAGAAGTGGAAATTAAGGCTGGGGCACCTTTAGAACTAGGCAGAATTGAGCTTACCCCCTCAGCAGTTGGTGTAGACGAGGTAAATGTAATTGCTTCTGTGGCCATTGACCGTAAAACGCCTGTTGCGGTTTCTTCTGTCAATGCAGATTATATTGAAGATAAGCTGGGTAACCAAGAGTTTCCAGAAATTTTGCGCAACACCCCCTCTATTTATGCGACAAAATCTGGTGGAGGCTGGGGAGATTCTCGCATCAATGTTCGTGGATTTGATCAGCGCAATACGGCTGTACTCATCAATGGAATCCCCGTTAATGATATGGAAAATGGCTGGGTCTATTGGTCAAACTGGGCCGGCCTGAGCGAAGTAACCCGCCAAATGCAAGTGCAGCGCGGTTTGGGCGCCTCTCGTTTGGCTATTTCTTCTGTAGGGGGAACCATCAATATTATTACGAGAACGACAGATCAGAAAAAAGGCGGTAGCTTTACCTCTATGCTTGGTAATGATGGCTATTTCCGCAATGCGCTTACGCTGTCTACTGGGCGTTTGAAAGGCGGTTGGGCCGTTACGGTTTCTGGCGCCTATACACAAGGAAATGGATATATTGATGGAACTAGCTTTTTGGGCGGTTCTTACTTTGCTTCGATTGCCAAAGAATTTGGCGAAAAGCACCAACTCGTTTTCACGGCTATTGGCGCAGCTCAAAGCCATGGTCAACGCAGCTTCCGCGAAAGCCTGGCTACTTACGACTCTATCCGCGATTATCGCTATAACTCAGACTGGGGCTACCTAGACGGCAAAGAATACAATATGCGCCGCAACTTTTACCATAAACCCCAAATGGCGCTCAATCACTATTGGACTAT
This window contains:
- a CDS encoding YqiA/YcfP family alpha/beta fold hydrolase, with translation MKIAYFHGLESKVGGPKPNWLQAEGHEVWAPPMPYKSQPFLFEMTQKAVLEQEIDLLVGSSMGGYFAYHLARLLDLPALLFNPALGVRSVKVKADQSGEKTPLLLLAFGQNDQLIAPSSSQAFLAANWPQKEQLHYLWGEHGHRTPLPFFQQGVKEILRLL
- a CDS encoding DUF2752 domain-containing protein; translation: MILRKLFRSYFELAVWLFALIYLALFAQPDAIEHFSICVYRAIGFDSCWGCGLGRSVAFALQGNLAKSWEMHPLGLPAIAILLHRIYRLIRLAWNA
- a CDS encoding MotA/TolQ/ExbB proton channel family protein, producing the protein MFPFFLFQDPTTNVADTGEVVPEEVSFSLIEVIFSGGPIGVVIAVILLLLAVMAVYILIERYLTIKRAGDLDENFMAQIRGFVQTGDVESALALCRQTNTPVARLVAKGLQRIGKPLEDINAAVENVGNLEIFQLEKRLSTLATISGAAPMIGFFGTVTGMILSFMNMAGGDVSTEALAGGIYQALITTAFGLFVGIIAFIGYNSLIASMGRVIFKMEAATVEFMDLLQEPA
- a CDS encoding TM2 domain-containing protein, translated to MRKDIMVLLPKAELSEVEYLSGIVHDMDEADRRSFLRIYKGRRLDPVMVLAFSLGALLIGVSGIHRFMMGQVGMGILYLFTGGLCMVGNIVDAINHKNMAWEHNRKIADEIYGSLHTGGAVF
- a CDS encoding ExbD/TolR family protein — translated: MGLSKRSSVSAEFNMSSLTDIIFLLLIFFMLTSSLTSPNLKNLDRPTSSSTTPSPQNIALSVTPEGEYFLESELVTKENLDRRMELRIIEEREKNRQKGIKTEVTIVLNLDKNEPTSTIVEIMALSNKHKARLILATDP
- a CDS encoding ExbD/TolR family protein, with translation MGLKKRTEVSAEFNMSSLTDIIFLLLIFFMLTSSLVNPTAINLKLPNSSRSKPISSNKPAIIVVNETKEIRFNQLKVDIPALKAKIGQYVLADGRAAGDVTVILDVHPKVDAQTLVSVVDALNDVGVKMILATRL
- a CDS encoding polyprenyl synthetase family protein, producing the protein MKTLMSLNQIKAPIAEELKTFEGVFEEELRSQVSLLDTIMRFVVKRKGKQVRPLFIFLSAKICGEIGEMSYHAASLIEMLHTASLIHDDVVDDSMQRRGFFSLNALWGNKVAVLIGDYMLAKGLLLSLKNEAYNLLQISSNAIKEMSEGELLQIEKARRLDIKEEVYYEIIRKKTASLIAAACALGAASVGATEEEVERMHLLGEKIGIAFQIRDDLFDFGDGDAGKPQGNDIQEKKMTLPLIHALNTTDKKTRNYMVNIIKNENTNPKKIQEVTDFVLQSPGIAYTRQKMYDYQEEAIALIRAFPASEARDALEGLVRFVTERKK